The following are from one region of the Syngnathus acus chromosome 19, fSynAcu1.2, whole genome shotgun sequence genome:
- the LOC119138276 gene encoding sphingomyelin synthase-related protein 1-like encodes MIPHEHSDVIVRKSNKTDSMVHLPLGRPLQFRRATTAGRCPSVELSPASDACEMIPPSVRRWTPKHVAEWLKDEGFCDYVDLLCHKHRLDGSSLLALSEYDLRSPPLKLKVLGDIKRLMASLRKLQKQNLDALEELGLPFDGHSPTGSGDWLCNGEPAQASDGADTAPVGEEYQKYTNGKYKLQTRRLDPEYWKTVLSSVYVVFVFGFTSFVMVIVHERVPDMATYRPLPDIFLDSVPRIPWAFAMAEACGVILCIIWLLVLLWHKHRSILLRRMCSLMGTVFMLRCITMFVTSLSVPGQHLQCSGKMYGDTWAKLRRAVAIWSGFGMTLTGVHTCGDYMFSGHTVVITLFNFFVTEYTPRSWHFIHTLSWVLNLFGIFFILAAHEHYSIDVFIAFYITTRLFLYYHTLANTHAYQQSRRARIWFPMFSFFECNVNGPVPNEYCWPFSKPAVLKSIIG; translated from the exons ATGATTCCGCACGAACACAGCGATGTTATTGTTAGGAAAAGCAACAAGACGGATAGTATGGTGCACCTTCCACTTGGCCGACCTTTGCAATTCCGACGTGCCACGACTGCCGGCCGGTGTCCTTCTGTTGAACTGAGCCCGG CCTCGGACGCCTGTGAAATGATCCCGCCAAGCGTCCGGCGCTGGACGCCCAAGCACGTGGCCGAGTGGCTGAAGGATGAGGGCTTCTGCGACTACGTGGACCTGCTGTGCCACAAGCACCGGCTGGACGGCAGCAGCCTGCTGGCCCTCAGCGAGTATGACCTGCGCTCGCCCCCGCTGAAGCTCAAAGTGCTGGGCGACATCAAGCGCCTCATGGCGTCCCTCCGCAAGCTCCAGAAGCAGAACTTGGACGCTTTGGAGGAGCTGGGCCTGCCCTTCGACGGCCACTCGCCCACCGGCTCGGGCGACTGGTTATGCAACGGCGAGCCGGCGCAGGCCTCCGACGGCGCCGACACGGCGCCTGTCGGCGAGGAGTATCAGAAGTACACTAACGGCAAGTACAAGCTGCAGACCCGGCGGCTGGACCCCGAGTACTGGAAGACGGTGCTGAGCTCCGTCTACGTGGTCTTTGTGTTCGGGTTCACGTCCTTCGTCATGGTCATCGTGCACGAGAGGGTCCCCGACATGGCCACGTACCGGCCCCTCCCTGACATATTTCTGGACAG CGTGCCTCGAATCCCGTGGGCCTTCGCCATGGCCGAGGCCTGCGGCGTCATCTTGTGTATCATCTGGCTGCTAGTTCTACTGTGGCACAAGCATAG GTCAATTCTCCTCCGGCGCATGTGCAGCCTCATGGGGACGGTGTTCATGTTGCGCTGCATCACCATGTTCGTCACCTCCCTGTCCGTCCCGGGGCAGCACCTGCAGTGCTCCGGAAAG ATGTACGGCGACACGTGGGCCAAGCTGCGGCGGGCTGTGGCCATTTGGAGCGGCTTCGGCATGACGCTGACGGGCGTACACACTTGCGGCGACTACATGTTCAGCGGCCACACCGTCgtcatcaccttgttcaactTCTTTGTCACAGAGT ACACCCCACGCAGCTGGCACTTCATCCACACGCTGTCATGGGTGCTCAACCTGTTTGGCATCTTCTTCATCTTGGCGGCGCACGAGCACTACTCCATCGACGTCTTCATCGCCTTCTACATCACCACGCGCCTCTTCCTGTACTACCATACGCTGGCCAACACACACGCCTACCAGCAGAGCCGCCGGGCACGCATCTGGTTCCCCATGTTCTCCTTCTTCGAGTGCAACGTCAACGGGCCCGTGCCCAACGAGTACTGCTGGCCCTTCTCGAAGCCCGCCGTCCTCAAATCCATCATCGGCTAG
- the LOC119138331 gene encoding dual specificity protein phosphatase 13-like isoform X1, giving the protein MHSDVGQAAKWLYFWRLQNLRGKTKSVYLFFEIHVLDCVQKGKVAHSDLPSRPRSFASLPDASARYESPPASQLQRLMWTKTGSECNHMDQVQPRIFLGDMYAAKDKRSLKAHGISHVLNAAHGKFNVNTGATFYRDVKVAYHGVEAFDMVTFDLSVFFYRAADFIRSALSSPTGRVLVHCAMGLSRSSTLVLAYLMIHERMTLAEAIAAVSVKRNIAPNRGFLEQLRALDVQLQSARHKATGGT; this is encoded by the exons ATGCATTCGGATGTGGGACAGGCTGCAAAATGGCTTTACTTTTGGAGActtcaaaatttgagaggaaaaacaaaaagtgtttatttgttttttgaaatacATGTGCTAGATTGTGTACAAAAAGGCAAAGTGGCGCATTCAGACTTGCCCAGCCGCCCGAGGAGCTTCGCCAGCCTCCCGGATGCGTCCGCCAGGTACGAGAGCCCGCCGGCGTCCCAACTCCAGAGGCTAATGTGGACCAAGACGGGCAGCGAGTGCAACCACATGGACCAGGTGCAGCCCAGGATCTTCTTAGGAGACAT gtacgccgccaaaGACAAGCGCAGCCTGAAGGCGCACGGCATCAGCCACGTTCTGAACGCCGCCCACGGGAAGTTCAACGTCAATACGGGCGCCACCTTCTACCGCGACGTCAAGGTGGCGTATCACGGCGTGGAAGCCTTCGACATGGTCACCTTTGACCTCAGCGTTTTCTTTTACCGGGCGGCCGACTTCATCCGGAGCGCCTTGAGTTCGCCCACGG GGCGAGTGCTGGTGCACTGCGCCATGGGGCTGAGCCGCTCGTCCACGTTGGTGCTGGCCTACCTGATGATCCACGAGCGAATGACGCTGGCGGAGGCCATCGCGGCAGTCAGCGTCAAGCGCAACATCGCACCCAACCGCGGCTTCCTGGAGCAGCTGCGGGCGCTGGACGTCCAGCTGCAGTCCGCCAGGCACAAAGCCACCGGGGGAACTTGA
- the LOC119138321 gene encoding voltage-dependent anion-selective channel protein 2-like, with protein sequence MAVPPPYADLGKSAKDIFNKGYGFGLVKLDVKTKSSSGVEFKTSGSSNVDTSKVTGALETKYKWDEYGLTFTEKWSTENTIGTEVCIEDKITKGLKLNFETTFSPNAGKKSGKIKAAYKREYLHAGVDVDLDFAGPTLHGAAVAGYEGWLAGYQMSFDTAKSRMLQSNFAVGYKTGDFQLHTNVNNGCEFGGSIYQKVNEQLETAVNLAWAAGSNGTRFGIAAKYQMDSSSSISAKVNNASLVGIGYSQTLRPGMKLVLSALVDGKNINAGGHKLGLGLELEA encoded by the exons ATGGCTGTCCCTCCACCATATGCAGATCTGGGAAAGTCGGCAAAGGACATCTTCAACAAGGGATATG GTTTTGGACTGGTTAAGCTCGATGTCAAGACAAAGTCATCAAGTGGAGTG GAGTTCAAAACATCCGGCTCGTCCAATGTGGACACTAGCAAGGTGACGGGAGCCCTGGAGACCAAGTACAAGTGGGACGAATACGGACTGACCTTCACCGAGAAGTGGAGCACAGAGAACACGATTGGCACGGAAGTATGCATTGAGGATAAG ATCACCAAAGGCCTgaaattgaattttgaaacCACGTTTTCACCAAACGCAGG CAAGAAGAGTGGCAAAATCAAGGCTGCCTACAAGCGGGAGTACTTGCACGCCGGTGTGGATGTGGACCTGGACTTTGCCGGTCCCACCCTCCACGGTGCGGCGGTGGCCGGCTATGaaggctggctggccggctacCAGATGAGCTTTGACACGGCCAAGTCCAGGATGCTCCAGAGTAACTTTGCCGTCGGCTACAAGACGGGAGACTTCCAGCTACATACCAACGT AAACAACGGTTGTGAATTTGGAGGCTCCATTTACCAGAAGGTGAACGAGCAGCTGGAGACGGCTGTCAATTTGGCGTGGGCAGCGGGCAGCAACGGAACTCGTTTTGGGATCGCCGCCAAATACCAGATGGACTCCAGTTCCTCCATATCA GCCAAGGTGAACAACGCCAGCTTGGTTGGAATTGGATACAGTCAGACTCTTCGGCCCG GTATGAAACTTGTGCTGTCTGCACTTGTGGATGGAAAAAACATCAACGCCGGCGGTCACAAACTGGGCCTGGGACTGGAATTGGAGGCATGA
- the LOC119138338 gene encoding dual specificity phosphatase DUPD1-like, protein MGDRHGDDDRNDVTPSCYELDKILNRGCVAYTPYNQVWPGVYIGDEATAKDKLKLKQLGITHILNAAEGTWNNVDTGAGYYDDMDVVYHGVVAYDTPSFDLSQYFFTATDFIQTALADPQHKVLVHCVMGRSRSAALFLAYLMIGEGVTLAAAAEHIKTHRRILPNWGFLKQLRQLDAQLAHERRDGARRVGRVQVTSTRGDEISVSTFEPLTD, encoded by the exons ATGGGCGATCGGCACGGCGACGACGACCGCAATGACGTCACACCCAGCTGCTATGAACTGGACAAGATCCTCAACCGGGGCTGCGTGGCGTACACCCCCTACAACCAGGTGTGGCCTGGAGTTTACATCGGTGACGA GGCAACGGCAAAAGACAAGTTGAAGCTGAAGCAGCTGGGAATCACGCACATCCTGAACGCCGCCGAGGGCACGTGGAATAACGTGGATACAGGTGCCGGTTACTATGACGACATGGATGTGGTCTACCACGGCGTGGTGGCCTACGACACGCCCTCGTTTGACCTCAGCCAGTATTTTTTCACCGCCACCGACTTCATCCAAACGGCGCTGGCTGACCCTCAAC ATAAAGTGCTGGTGCACTGCGTGATGGGCAGGAGTCGCTCGGCCGCGCTGTTCCTGGCTTACCTGATGATCGGTGAGGGCGTGACGCTGGCGGCCGCCGCCGAGCACATCAAGACGCACCGGAGGATCCTGCCCAATTGGGGCTTCCTCAAGCAGCTGAGGCAACTGGACGCGCAGCTCGCGCACGAGCGGCGGGACGGCGCCCGCCGGGTCGGCCGAGTCCAGGTGACATCTACAAGGGGCGACGAAATAAGCGTGTCAACATTTGAGCCACTGACCGACTAA
- the LOC119138331 gene encoding dual specificity protein phosphatase 13-like isoform X2 — MWTKTGSECNHMDQVQPRIFLGDMYAAKDKRSLKAHGISHVLNAAHGKFNVNTGATFYRDVKVAYHGVEAFDMVTFDLSVFFYRAADFIRSALSSPTGRVLVHCAMGLSRSSTLVLAYLMIHERMTLAEAIAAVSVKRNIAPNRGFLEQLRALDVQLQSARHKATGGT; from the exons ATGTGGACCAAGACGGGCAGCGAGTGCAACCACATGGACCAGGTGCAGCCCAGGATCTTCTTAGGAGACAT gtacgccgccaaaGACAAGCGCAGCCTGAAGGCGCACGGCATCAGCCACGTTCTGAACGCCGCCCACGGGAAGTTCAACGTCAATACGGGCGCCACCTTCTACCGCGACGTCAAGGTGGCGTATCACGGCGTGGAAGCCTTCGACATGGTCACCTTTGACCTCAGCGTTTTCTTTTACCGGGCGGCCGACTTCATCCGGAGCGCCTTGAGTTCGCCCACGG GGCGAGTGCTGGTGCACTGCGCCATGGGGCTGAGCCGCTCGTCCACGTTGGTGCTGGCCTACCTGATGATCCACGAGCGAATGACGCTGGCGGAGGCCATCGCGGCAGTCAGCGTCAAGCGCAACATCGCACCCAACCGCGGCTTCCTGGAGCAGCTGCGGGCGCTGGACGTCCAGCTGCAGTCCGCCAGGCACAAAGCCACCGGGGGAACTTGA